The following DNA comes from Cyprinus carpio isolate SPL01 chromosome A4, ASM1834038v1, whole genome shotgun sequence.
attagttcaaaaagaacgattcgttcatgaACGAAACATCACTATTTGatataaaacttcacatacacactctggggacatcagagaacaatttaaaataatgtaccaatgcattctatggcacctttaagtcaGAACAGTCTGAAGAGCTGAGCtgagtttggtggttctagcttgaaagctctaggagtAGTGTTCAGAAATTTAGtctgagaagaaaaataataataagcttaaGTAGAAGATCAGTAGGTTGGTTTCCTCAAGCCAACCTAATAAACCATGTAATAATGGTGGATCAGAGCCATAGACCAGACTAGACAAGCTTTTGAAGTGAAATTTATAATTTCTTGTTCAATGAGGATCACTGAGTCAAGGACAAGCTTTTGAagtgaaattatataattttttgttcaaTGAGGATCATTGAGTCAAGGCATTTTACATGATGCAACAGGGGCTTGAGGGGCGTGCACTCGTCTGCTGCATCATCATAGCCATAAACTCCTCATGTGTCTGTTTGGAGTTTTCTAAAATCACTGCAAACTCTCTAGCTCCGTTAGTTTCTGCTTTAGCACTCCGTCTCTTGAACTCTTCAATCTCCTGTCTCATCCTGTCTGCCTTCTCATTAAAGCCCTTCTGCAGCAGATCAGCCTGCTTCCTCAGTTTACTGTCCATACCACGCTCAGCCTCCTCTCTCTGAAGCCTCATCTCCTCATCCATCTTCTTCTTCATCTGCCTCATCCTCTCTTCATTACTCTGTCTCTCTGCTTCCATCTTCTCCTTTAACTGTCTCATCCTCTCTTCATTACACCGTCTCTTGAACTCTTCATTCTCCTGTCTCATCCTGTCTGCCTTCTCCTTAAAGCCCTTCTGCAGCAGATCAGCCTGCTCCCTCAGTTTACGGTCCATAGCACGCTCAGCCTCCTCTCTCTGAATCCTCAGCTCCTCATCCATCTTCTCCAACTGTCTCATCGTCTCTTCATTGCTCAGTCTCTTTGCTTCCATCTTCTCCTTTAACTGTCTCATCCTCTCTTCATAACTCCGTCTCTTGAACTCTTCATTCTCCTGTCTCATCCTGTCTGCCTTCTCCTTAAAGCCCTTCTGCAGCAGATCAGCCTGCTCCCTCAGTTTACGGTTCATGGCACGCTCAGTCTCTTCTCTCCGAAGCCTCAGCTCCTCATCCATCTTCTCCAACTGTCTCATCGTCTCTTTATTGCTCAGTCTCTCTGCTTCCATCTTCTCCTTTAACTGTCTCATCCTCTCTTCAGTGCTCCTTCTCTTTAACTCTTCAATCTCCTGGCTCATCCTGTCTGCCTTCTCATTAAAGCCCTTCTGCAGCAGATCAGCCTGCTCCCTCAGTTTACTGTCCATGGCACGCTCAGCCTCCTCTCTCTGAAGCCTCAGCTCCTCATCCATCTTCTCCTTCATCTGTCTCATCATCTCTTTATTACTCGGTCTCTCTGCTTCAATCTTCTCCTTGAACTGTCTCATCCTCTCTTCATAACTCCGTCTCTTTATCTCTTCAATCTCCTGTCTTATCCTGTCTGCCTTCTCCTTAAAGCTCTTCTGCAGCAGATCAGCCTGCTCCCTCAGTTTACGGTTCATGGCACGCTCAGCCTCCTCTCTCTGAAGTCTCATCTCCTCATCATTCTTCTCCTTCATCTGTCTCATCCTCTCTTCATTACTCAGTCTCTCTGCTTCCATCTTCTCTTCTAGTTGTTGCTGCTTCTCATCTCTAGCTTTAATTTCCTGCTTCAGGAGGGCtgctttctctttttcctctgaaagaaaacagacgCTTCAGAGACAGAGAAGAGACTCAAACCATGATATATTTAAGGGTTCTATTTTACTTGAAAACTGGTCACACACTGGACAAAAAGCTCCATGTAGAGTTAAAGATGGCAGTCCAAAACGTTAAACAGAATCACTGTAGAGACAAATGTTAACTTTGAGAATAAATATAGTGGAGTTGATGACTTTGAAGTTTGgtatatgaaatatttcaatagtgtaaatgaaaattagaGTAAATTTTTTGGTTTGAGAATAAATATGGTGGTGTTGATGACTACTTTCAAACCACCAACAAAATAACAAACGTGTTACTAAACAAATGTCTGTAGACAATGAGTATTTTGCAGTGTAGTTGCACTATATGTTGGAGTGCTGCCCACAAAGTTTTTGTCTCAGCCAGAGTCCATCAGCATCTTCAAAGTTTTCGCAGTCATTCATATCT
Coding sequences within:
- the LOC109084030 gene encoding guanylate-binding protein 1-like translates to MCSSFLGTKRRVVEYNFPRECIQKFFPSRKCFTFPFPTAPENMSRLGNLDSADISSEFLKVTDHFCKFVFHDSCVKRLKDGYTVTGRVLGHLAKTYVDTISSGAVPCLENAVIAMAMIENEAAVEEGLQVYQSGMEKLKGSFPLELKDVSSKHQHLSIAATQAFMKRSFKDTDGKYLKSLEEKIIKLFDEYLCQNEQASKRRCEEILSSLSAPMMEKLKKGFYTKPGGYDLFCKDLEDIVKQYISQAKKEVKTEEVLEEFLKQKSVDSEAILQADKKLTEKKKKIKEEKEKAALLKQEIKARDEKQQQLEEKMEAERLSNEERMRQMKEKNDEEMRLQREEAERAMNRKLREQADLLQKSFKEKADRIRQEIEEIKRRSYEERMRQFKEKIEAERPSNKEMMRQMKEKMDEELRLQREEAERAMDSKLREQADLLQKGFNEKADRMSQEIEELKRRSTEERMRQLKEKMEAERLSNKETMRQLEKMDEELRLRREETERAMNRKLREQADLLQKGFKEKADRMRQENEEFKRRSYEERMRQLKEKMEAKRLSNEETMRQLEKMDEELRIQREEAERAMDRKLREQADLLQKGFKEKADRMRQENEEFKRRCNEERMRQLKEKMEAERQSNEERMRQMKKKMDEEMRLQREEAERGMDSKLRKQADLLQKGFNEKADRMRQEIEEFKRRSAKAETNGAREFAVILENSKQTHEEFMAMMMQQTSARPSSPCCIM